The nucleotide sequence TCCTGATCCTCTCCTTGCAGGCGAGATTTGACCAGTTCAATATACCAGTCGCAGAAATCGCCCCAGATAAATTCATACAAGCCTTTTGCCGCTTCACCTAAACCAAATTTTTCAATCTGGTCACGGGTCTGACGGGTAACCTGGTGGAAGCGGGACAGGAGCCAGCGATCGGCGAGTTCCAGAGAATCTGTGGACGTTTGGAGGGTTTGAGCAAACTCAGCGCTCAAAGCTGAGAACGCATAATTGGTGTCCAGATTCATCAACACAAACCGGGAAGCGTTCCACAGCTTGTTGGTAAAATTACGAGATGCTTCCACAGAGGCGGACTCATCTGTCTTACGGTTGTATTCCAGGCGGATGTCCTGCCCGGCTCCAGCCACTTCTCGAACCAGAGTATAGCGCAGTGCATCGGTACCGTATTTGTTAATCAGCAGCAGCGGATCAATGCCGTTGTTGGCAGATTTCGACATCTTTTTGTTGTTCTCATCCCGCACCAGCCCGTGAATGTAAACGGTCTGGAAGGGCATCTGTCCAGTAAAGTGACCCGCCATCATGGTCATGCGGGCAACCCAGAAGAAGATGATGTCAAAACCTGTGACCAGGGTGGTGGTGGGGTAGTAACGCTCCAGGTCTACTGTTTGCTGAGGCCAGCCCAGTGTCGAGAAGGGCCACAAGCCTGAGGAAAACCAGGTATCCAATACATCCGGGTCTTGCTCTAGCTGGACGCTGGCACCAAACTGGGCGATCGCCTTTTTCCGTGCCTCAGGCTCATTCCGCGCCACCACAAAGGGGGTGTGATCGGTAATCTCACCGCCAGTCTCGCTGACCGCATACCAGGCGGGAATCTGGTGTCCCCACCAGAGTTGGCGGGAAATGCACCAGTCTCTTAAGTTCACCAGCCAGTCCCGATAAACCTTCATCCAGCGCTCTGGAACAAAGACAGGCAAGTTTTTCTGATCCAGAAAGTCCAGTGCTCTGGTCGCCAGCGGTTCAATCTTGACAAACCACTGGGTAGAAAGCAGGGGTTCAACGGGCACCTTGCCGCGATCGCTGTAGGGAACCGTGTGCTTATAGTCCTCGACCTTGACCAGTAGACCTTCCGCTTCCAGACGGGCAACCACATTCTTGCGGGCAACAAACCGATCCTGTCCCTGAAATGGTCCCCCATTCTCATTCAGAGATCCATCCTTATTCAAAATATTGATAAACGGCAATTTGTGGCGCTTACCCATTTCAAAGTCATTGGGGTCATGGGCAGGAGTGACTTTAACAACCCCGGTGCCAAAGGCTGAATCAACGAACTCATCCGCAATGATGGGAATCGGACGGTTCATGATTGGCAGGGTGACGGTTTTGCCGATTAAATGCTGGTAGCGATCGTCATGGGGGTTCACGGCTACGGCTGAATCTCCCAGCATTGTTTCCGGGCGAGTGGTGGCAACTTCCACGTACCCGGCCCCATCGGTCAGGGGATAACGCAGGTGCCACAGGTGCCCATTCACTTCCTGGTTTTCCACCTCCAGGTCAGAAACGGCTGACTGACTGGCAGGGCACCAGTTGACCAGATAATTGCCCCGGTAGATCAATCCTTCCTCATACAGTTGAATGAAGGCTTCCAGCACCGCACTGGTCAGCCCTTCATCCATCGTGAACCGTTCCCGTGTCCAGTCTACCGACAGCCCCAACCGGCGCAACTGACCCACAATTGTGCCACCAGATTCCTCCTTCCACTGCCAGGCT is from Leptothermofonsia sichuanensis E412 and encodes:
- a CDS encoding valine--tRNA ligase, whose amino-acid sequence is MTANIPNLPSQYDPTITEARWQQAWEADQVFKADPDHPGEPYCIVIPPPNVTGSLHMGHAFEHSLIDVLIRYHRMIGRNTLWLPGTDHASIAVSTILDRELQSQGKTRQDVGREAYLKRAWQWKEESGGTIVGQLRRLGLSVDWTRERFTMDEGLTSAVLEAFIQLYEEGLIYRGNYLVNWCPASQSAVSDLEVENQEVNGHLWHLRYPLTDGAGYVEVATTRPETMLGDSAVAVNPHDDRYQHLIGKTVTLPIMNRPIPIIADEFVDSAFGTGVVKVTPAHDPNDFEMGKRHKLPFINILNKDGSLNENGGPFQGQDRFVARKNVVARLEAEGLLVKVEDYKHTVPYSDRGKVPVEPLLSTQWFVKIEPLATRALDFLDQKNLPVFVPERWMKVYRDWLVNLRDWCISRQLWWGHQIPAWYAVSETGGEITDHTPFVVARNEPEARKKAIAQFGASVQLEQDPDVLDTWFSSGLWPFSTLGWPQQTVDLERYYPTTTLVTGFDIIFFWVARMTMMAGHFTGQMPFQTVYIHGLVRDENNKKMSKSANNGIDPLLLINKYGTDALRYTLVREVAGAGQDIRLEYNRKTDESASVEASRNFTNKLWNASRFVLMNLDTNYAFSALSAEFAQTLQTSTDSLELADRWLLSRFHQVTRQTRDQIEKFGLGEAAKGLYEFIWGDFCDWYIELVKSRLQGEDQDSRRTAQQVLITVLEGTLRLLHPFMPHITEEIWHTLTQAEEGQYLALQPYPEPRPTFIDPDLEQQFELLIGVIRTIRNLRAEAEVKPNVKVAVILQTERDRERQILTAGQAYIQDLAKVESLTITSTTPTESTQMFAGVTGTVQVLMPLAGVVDVDALRAKIEKDLKKIEAEAQSIRGRLENPNFVNKAPAEVVEGARNSLAELETQAEILRTRLARLQ